In the Alkalinema sp. FACHB-956 genome, one interval contains:
- the tpiA gene encoding triose-phosphate isomerase: MRKIILAGNWKMFKTQAETLEFVQGFKPLVDEAPSDREIILCVPFTDLSVLSKTLHGGRIQVGAQNVHWEDSGAFTGEISAPMLVEIGVRYVVVGHSERRQYFGETDETVNFRLRAAQKAGLTPILCVGETKQQRDAGETETVIFDQLAKDLIGVDQTHLVIAYEPIWAIGTGDTCAADEANRVIGLIRSKLSNPDVTIQYGGSVKPDNIDEIMAQPEIDGALVGGASLEANSFARIVNYQ; encoded by the coding sequence GTGCGAAAAATTATTCTGGCTGGCAATTGGAAGATGTTTAAAACCCAAGCCGAAACGCTTGAGTTTGTGCAAGGGTTTAAGCCACTCGTTGATGAAGCCCCCAGCGATCGAGAAATCATCCTTTGCGTCCCCTTTACCGACCTCTCCGTGCTGTCCAAAACCCTCCATGGCGGTCGGATCCAAGTTGGGGCTCAGAACGTCCACTGGGAAGACAGCGGCGCATTTACGGGCGAAATCTCTGCCCCGATGTTGGTCGAGATTGGGGTTCGCTACGTTGTTGTCGGCCATAGCGAACGTCGCCAATACTTCGGTGAAACGGATGAAACGGTGAACTTCCGGCTGCGGGCTGCCCAAAAAGCGGGATTAACCCCGATTCTCTGCGTCGGCGAAACCAAGCAACAACGGGATGCAGGCGAAACAGAAACGGTCATTTTTGACCAGTTAGCCAAGGATTTAATCGGTGTAGACCAGACGCACCTTGTGATTGCCTACGAACCCATTTGGGCGATCGGGACGGGTGATACCTGCGCTGCCGATGAAGCCAATCGTGTCATTGGATTAATTCGGAGCAAGCTCAGCAATCCCGATGTGACGATTCAGTATGGTGGCTCCGTTAAGCCGGATAACATCGACGAGATCATGGCGCAACCAGAAATTGATGGGGCTCTGGTCGGGGGGGCTAGTCTAGAAGCTAACAGTTTTGCCCGCATCGTCAACTATCAGTAA